A region of Dictyostelium discoideum AX4 chromosome 1 chromosome, whole genome shotgun sequence DNA encodes the following proteins:
- the selk gene encoding selenoprotein K, producing the protein MPPKPTYVSGGSVTQTGRSKWRLSYIPEFIWGILNQITFFFSTLIGGTVEPRRRPNNQGGGRRLAGFDGNGNVTGGSGVGGSGPSKGPDNGSNNRRGDMKNILACNSASGSUGPK; encoded by the exons ATGCCACCAAAACCTACATACGTTAGTGGGGGTAGTGTTACTCAAACAGGTAGAAGTAAATGGAGATTATCATATATTCCTGAATTTATTTGGggtattttaaatcaaataactttttt CTTCTCAACTTTAATAGGT gGTACAGTTGAACCTAGAAGACGTCCAAATAACCAAGGTGGAGGTAGAAGATTAGCAGGATttgatggtaatggtaatgtaACAGGTGGAAGTGGTGTAGGTGGTAGTGGTCCAAGTAAAGGTCCAGATAATGGTTCAAATAATAGAAGAGGTGACatgaaaaatattt tggCATGTAATTCAGCTTCAGGATCTTGAGGTCCGAAATAG
- the lsm5 gene encoding LSM domain-containing protein (Similar to like-Sm) encodes MSEVENSNTVDLQSQLLPLELIEKCIGSRIWIAMKNDKEFVGTLLGFDAYVNIFLKDVTEYEYTPEGLKTVKLDNILLNGNHVCLLVPGGEGPKVKA; translated from the exons atgtctgaagttgaaaattcaaatacaGTGGATTTACAATCacaattattaccattagaattaattgaaaaatgtaTTGGTTCAAGAATTTGGATTGCAATgaaaaatgataaagaatttGTTGGTACATTATTAGGTTTTGATGCTTAcgttaatatatttttaaaagatgttACTGAata CGAATATACTCCAGAAGGTTTAAAAACAGTTAAATTAGataatattcttttaaatgGAAATCATGTTTGTTtg cTTGTTCCAGGTGGTGAAGGTCCAAAAGTTAAAgcataa